CCTGTAGGGATATGGCGCTGGAAGTGAGCGTGGCTGGGCGTATTATAGGCGCATCCGCCAGAAGCAGCACTGGTAAGCTAGGCAGCACGCCTGGTACGCAGCCAGTTTGGCACCCCAGGCGGGGGTTGTAGCTAGCTCAAGCGTTGCTGCCCGGGCCCAGCGGAAGGCGTCGCTTAGATGGATAGACGGCGCAGTTGGCGCCGGGCGAATCCCGGAGCGGCTTTCCCGGTTGGGGCCGGGCGAATCCCGTGAGAGCGGTTCCTCCGGGAGTGGCTGAAAAGGATAGGACGGCGGCGCGGTTAGCGCCGGGCGAATCCCGTCAGGCGCTCCCCCGGGCGCGCCGCCTACAGCTTGGCGGCGCTGATCTCCGCGACCCGGGCATACTCGATCAGCGCTGCCCTTCCGGCGGCCGTGAGCGTGTAGCGGCCGCGACCCACCCGGAAGAACCACGAATAGTAGTTCTTCTGCAGGATCGCGGCGGCGCCGGGCACGCCGCTCCGCTTACGCAGCGCGGCGGGCGTTATGCCGCGCGGTGCCTCCGCCCGGCTGAGCGCAGCCGCCGGGCCCGCACCCGCAGCGGCATCCCCCGCCGCTGCTACCGTCCCCGCGGCCGCCGTCTCCCCGGCGGCCAGGGCAGTGCCCGGCGCGCCGCTTAGCGCCGCGCGCCCCCTGCCGAGGCCGGCCGCATCAGCGGCTTCGGCCTCCAGGGCCTGCAGCGCGAGGGCGACGCGCAGCGCCTTCTCGCGGTAGGCGGTCACGAGCTTCACGCGCGTGCTGCCGCCGGTGTTGTAGTCCCCGCTGCGCTCGCGGAACTCGTAGAGCAGACGCTCGCGGCGGCGCACGGCGCTGCGGGCCTGCGGCGGCGCCTCGCCCGGCTCCACGAGCACCTCGACGAGCGGGGCCTTCGTCTTGTAGAAGACGACGGTGATCAGCCCGAGGCCCAGGCGGCGGCACAGCCCGCTGAGCTCGCCCCAGCGCTGGTTGACCGCGCCTTTCTTCTCCCTGACGCGTTCTACCGCGAGGTAGACGTTAGGGCTGAGCCGCAGCCGTTCAATCCCCTGCAGCAGCAGGGCGAGATTGAACGATTTTTTCATCTCCACAATGAGCGGCTGGGCCTCGTCCTCCCGGATACCGACCAGATCGCAGGTACGCACCTCGCCCTTGATCTCATAGCCCTGCCGTTCAAAAAATCCCTTCAAAGGAGCATACAGCTCCGTTTCCTGCTTGATCGCCATTGGTTGTCACTCCTGCCCTGGATTGCAGCGTAATTATAATAGAGAATTCATGATTCTCTATTATAGCACAGCAAAAAAGAGGTCAACTATTCCGGGCTCGCCGCATAGGTATGTAATACACTTTCTAAGCTTGGTGGAGCAAGTAGGAGCGCAAGAGGAGGCAGCGAGCCATGGATATTTTTGAGCGTATAGCTTCGTATCGGGCTGAGAACGACCGTTTGGCGTGGAGCGGCACTTTCAAGGACTATATAGAACTGCTGAGACTAGACCCCTCTCCCGCAAAAACGGCTCATTCCCGCGTATACGACATGATCAAGTCACACGGCGTCGAGGACATCAACGGACGTAAACGGTATAAGTTTTTTGAACAGGAGATCTTTGGACTGGATCGTGCGGTGGAGAAGCTGGTGGAAGAATACTTCCATTCCGCAGCCCGAAGGCTGGATGTGCGCAAACGGATCTTGCTCCTGATGGGTCCGGTCAGTGGAGGGAAGTCAACGCTGGTAACGCTGCTGAAGCGCGGCCTGGAGCAATATTCGCGTACGGATGCGGGTGCGGTGTATGCGATTGAGGGCTGCCCGATGCATGAGGACCCGCTGCATTTGATTCCGCTGGAGCTGCGTCCGGAGATTGAGCGGGAACTTGGCGTACGGGTTGAAGGCAATCTATGCCCGTCCTGCCAGATGCGGCTGAAGAATGAGTACCACGGGGACATTGAACAGGTTGGCGTGGTCCGGGTGCTGTTGTCGGAAGAGGAGCGGGTGGGGATTGGTACATTCAGCCCTTCCGACCCGAAGTCGCAGGATATCGCTGACCTGACGGGGAGCATCGACTTCTCAACCATTACCGAATTCGGCTCGGAGTCCGATCCGCGCGCTTACCGCTTCGACGGGGAGCTGAACAAGGCCAACCGCGGCCTGATGGAATTCCAGGAAATGCTGAAATGCGATGAGAAGTTCCTGTGGAACCTGCTGTCCTTGACCCAAGAGGGCAACTTCAAGGCCGGGCGGTTCGCGCTAATCAGTGCTGATGAACTCATCGTGGCCCATACGAATGAGACAGAATATAAGTCCTTCATCTCCAATAAAAAGAACGAAGCGCTCCAGTCCCGCATGATCGTCATGCCGGTTCCCTATAATCTGCGGGTCTCGGAAGAGGAGAAAATCTACGCCAAGCTCATCGGCCAGAGTGATATGAAGCATGTGCATATTGCCCCTCATGCGCTGCGCGCGGCAGCGATCTTCTCGATCCTGACCCGGCTCAAGGAGAGCAAGAAGCAGGGCATGGATCTGATCAAGAAGCTGCGCATGTACGACGGCGAAGAGGTTGAGGGCTATAAGGAAGCGGACCTGAAGGAAATGCAGACCGAATACCTGGATGAAGGTATGTCCGGCATCGACCCGCGTTATGTCATCAACCGGATCTCCAGCGCCCTGATCAAAGGCGATCTGCAGTGCATGAACGCGCTGGATGTGCTGCGGGCGATCAAGGACGGTCTGGATCAGCATCCTTCGATTACGAAGGAGGAACGCGAGCGTTATCTGAATTTTATTTCCATTGCCCGCAAGGAATACGATATTCTCGCCAAAAGCGAAGTGCAAAAGGCCTTCGTCTACTCTTTTGAAGAATCCGCCAAAACGCTGTTCGAGAATTATCTCGACAATATTGAAGCCTTCTGCAACTGGTCCAAAATCCGCGACCCGCTTACCGATGAAGAGATGGAGCCGGATGAGCGGCTGATGCGCTCCATTGAAGAGCAGATCGGTATTTCGGAGAATGCGAAGAAGGCCTTCCGCGAGGAGATACTGATCCGCATTTCGTCCTATTCCCGCAAGGGCAAGAAGTTCGAGTACAACAATCACGACCGGCTGCGGGAAGCCATCGAGAAGAAGCTGTTCACGGATCTCAAGGATATTGTCAAAATCACCACTTCCTCCAAGACACCGGATGAAAGCCAGCTCAAACGGATCAACGAAGTCAGCCGCCGCCTGATTGATGAGCATAACTACTGCCCGATCTGCGCCAATGAGCTGCTGAAATATGTCGGAAGCCTGCTGAACCGCTGACACAGCTCCACTTAGACATACGGGTTCTGCAAAAAAGGGAATATCCCAGGCCATCATGATGGCTTAAGGATATTCCCTTTATGTTGTCTAGGGATCAGATGATTCCTTATTCGCTTGGAAGCCTCTAATCCTCCTGAGAATCCTTAGGCTCCTGCTGCTTGCCGCCAATCTTGAAGCTTAACTCGCCGTTATATTTGCCGAGCTGTCCGCCCACGCCGATGCCTGCGCCTTCGCCGCCACCGAGCTGGGCCTTGGCTTCAGCCCCGATGCCCTTGTTGCCGCCTAGCTGAACATGGGAGTCAAAACCGGCACCTTGACTAAGGCCCAGATGAGCACCCGCATCTGCATTAAGCCCGTGTTCGCCCCCGGCCTGCGCGCCCATCTGGGCAACTGCGCCTTGCCCGCCGCCGAGCTGGGCCTTGCCTTGTGCGGCCACCCCGTATTTGCCGAAGGCCTGGGCTTCAGCGTTCACGCCGAGGCCTTGCCCGTTGCCCACATGGGAATCGCCTTGTGCTTCAATACCATAGGAGCTGCTGCCGATATGGCCGCCTGCCTGCATACTTGCGCCGCTGTATGCCAGCTTTCCGCCGGCATTCAAGCCGATGCCGTGTTTACCCCCTAACTCGCCTCCCGCATCGACATGAATTCCCTTTCCGCCGACCTCACTTGTCCCGGGATGGCCTTCCACCGGCTTGTTCGCGGCAGCCGGATGTCCGTCTTCCAGGACCGTCTGCGGCTTGCTGGCATTCTGAATCTGCTGCCAGCCGTCCATTTTGTCCTCCGGATGGTCATGCTCAAGCTTATTTGGAGCGGCCGGAGGTTCGGAGGCCCGGACAGTCTGCGTATTCCCGGCAGTTGCAGACTTCTGAGCCATCCTCGGAGCGGTTTCCTCAGCGGACTCCGAACGTACCAGGTAGTGATAATGCGAATAAGGGTAGGGCTGCGGCAGATGCCGATAGCCTGACGGGTGAACTGGACTGTTCGAATCTTCGTTCCTGTAATTCATGCGGGAACCCTCCATTCTTGAATTCATTACAATAGCCTATTCACCAAAATTGGAAGTGATACGTGTCAGCTGAATATAAAAGTACATTGTAATGCCTGTAAGGCTATGTTACATTGAATGAATGAATTTAATAATATTCACTCAAGGCTGGGGGCTGGCAGATGGAAGATAAGAAGGCAGAGATTTTCAGACGCGGTACAGAGCTGTTCAACTCCAAAGGCTTCAAGGACACCAATGTGTCCGACATCACCAAGCTGTGCGGATATGCCGTAGGCACGTTCTATAATTATTATGCTTCCAAAGAGAAGCTGTTCATAGAGATCTATCTGCGGGAGAATGAGGAACTGAAGCGGAGCATGATGGCGAAGGTCAATGTGGACGATGAGCCAGCCAAGGTGCTTAAGCAGATGATGGAGCATAATTACAGCGGGATGAATGAGCACCCCATTCTGAAGGAATGGTACAATAAAGCACTCTTCAGCAAGCTGGAGAAGGAATTCTATGCGCATGGCGGGATTGAAGGTATTCATGAGATGATGAATAGCGGCATACTGGAGTTAATCCGGAACTGGAAGTCCAAGGGGAAAATCAGAACGGATCTGGAAGACGGGATGATTCTCGCCTTGTTTAACTCTATACCGTATATCGACATTCATAAGGAAGAGATCGGGGCAAGCCATTTTCCGCAGCTTCTGGATTATATAGTGGAATTCATTATGAAAGGCTTGACGGATATACAGCGCTGACCGGGCCGCAGGCATCCTGCTTGGGTCTGGAGTAATCCTGAGGATACAGCAAGGCTGGATCAGTCCCGCAGGCCGGCGTCTGCTATAATGGATTCACCTATGTATACTGAAAGGCCGGTGGAGTCACTGAATTACAGCAGGGAAATCGGGCAGACGATTGATTATATTGAGGAGCATCTTATGGACCCGCTGACAGCGGAACAGATTGCGGCGTATGCGGGGTATTCGCTGTACCATTTTTGCCGGATGTTCAGCCAGTCTCAGGACATGCCGGTCATGGAATATGTGCGCACCCGAAGATTGTCACGGGCTGCCGTAGAGTTGTTCAACGGACGGAAGATTACGGAGATTGCGCTGGAATATGGCTTCGAGACACCCGGAGGCTTCGCCAAAGCCTTCCGCAAGACCTACGGCTACAGCCCCTCCCAGTATGCGGCGCGGATGAGCGGATATCTCCGGGACAGGTTGGAGTATGAGATCAGGGCCTATATGGCAGAGCCGGTGAGGGTGGAGCGGCCTGCTTTTAACGTAGCGGGTTACGGGATTGAGACGAATGTGGAGGCGGGGAATGCTACGCAGGATGTCGCTTCCTTCTGGTATTACTATGAGGGCGACAATCTGGAGGATCAGATGTACGCGAAGCTGAATCCGCCGAAGCACGGGGAGGTCGGATTATGTATACCGTCAGATGCTGGCGGTAATGCTGTGTATCTGCTGGGGGTTATAGTGGAGGACTTCAGTAAGGTCACTCCTGACATGCTTACGGCTGTTGTACCGGCGGCGCAGTACGTGGTATTCACGACACCTCCGGTGGACGCTACCGATGAGGCGAGACCGGAGACTTTTGCTGAGGTGGTCAAGAGTACCTGGAGGTATATCTTCGAGGACTGGTTCCCGGGCAGCGGCTATATGCACGACGAGGACAAGCTGAACTTTGAATTCTACGATGAGCGCTGTCACGCCCGCGTGGATTCCGTGATGGAGATTTATGTTCCAGTGCGGGGGCGCGGGTTTCATGAAATTGTCAAATAAGTTATAGTAATATGTGGAAAAATAGAGATGGAGGAGCTAACCATGGTCAAACAACGCAAGATTTTACTAACTGTAACTGTAGTCTATACCATTATTGTGCTTTATTTTATGTTCTTCGCTTTCGGCAGAGGAGAGGCTTCGGATCATACCATCTACACCTTTATCTTCATGCCCGATAACTTCCTTAAGCTGCCGTCTCCATCTGATCTTATGCCTCCAACCCTGATGGATTTGGTGGGGTTCGGGAACACGATTGCGTTTATTCCTTTCGGTATATTGATTCCATGGCTGTACCGGGTCGGCTTCGTCCGGTTCATCACCTTGTTCTTCATCGCGATTCTTGTGCTGGAAACGCTCCAGGCTCTTACCTTCCTGGGCAGCTTCGATATCAACGACGCTCTTCAGAATTCGATTGGCGCAGCTCTCGGTTTTGGGGCGTACAAGCTTGGTTTCCGTTACCGGAGCCTCGGGCGCAATCTGGTGGCAACGGCTTTATCGGGGTTGGTCCTTTTTATAGCTTTATGGGGACTAGGCGCGGCGGTAGACAAAATAATAACAAAAGTAGAGGGTCCGTTTACGGCGATCACTGAATGGAAGGACACCTCGGGCAATTCATCCACAGGAGACAAACCGGGCAGTATTCAAATCAACGGACAGAAGGTGACGCCCGGTTCAAACCTGTATGGAGTGGAAGGCGAGGATTCCAGAACGTTCACGTACAAGTCTGAAGGCCGGACCATTTTCTGCTTCACTTTCGGAAACCCTGAACCAACGGATTATTCCGGTGAGATCAGTATTACCCGGGATGGCCAGGAGATCTTTAATTATACTGGAGATTATCAGCGTACTAATCCTGAACAGTACCCTGTGGTATACGAGATGCCGGTTGAGCCGGGGGAAGAGCTGAAGATCACGATTAAAGGCGGCTTGAAAATATGGGATGTCGGGTATAAAAAGATGCAGTATATCTGGAACTAAACATAAAAAGGCAAGCCCCTGCTGCGGGGCTTGCCTTTCTTGCGATTGTTACTGCCCGGCTGCGGCATCCAATTGAACCGCCACGTAGCTTCCCAGTTCAACCATGCCTGCACTATCCAGCTTAGTGGCATCGTGTTGCTTGATGACCTCGGCGGTTTTCTGCATCAGCTCCGAGCTGTCGGTACTACCCAGAACGCGCAGGACTACCAGCGTCTCGCCTTTCTTCAGCTGTTCGGCCAGCTTGGTCTTGTAGGCTTCCAGGGAATCTACTTCCAGTCCTTGCGTCACGTAATAATCGTTAGCATTGCTGGTGGCCTTGAACAGAGGCAGCTCATGGTCCAGCCAGTAGGCCTTGTCCATCACATACTCTACATCGGAGGCTGTAGTGTCATTGGAGTTATAGAGCAAATAAGGAAGTCCGGTATTGGTGGCGTTATTGGTCGGGTCAACGTTGACCCATTCGTCGCCGATCTTCACCTTGTTCCAGGCGTGATTCACGCCGCTCATGGTTCCTGTGACGACCATCGAAGGGACCTGGACGAGATCAGAGAGCAGCTGGAAGGTATGGGCATAGCTCATGCATACGCCGACTTTTTTAACCAGAATGCCATAGGTATTGAAGGAATCGTTATACTTCGCATCTACTGTCTTGAACTCCTGCTCCTTGGCATTCTCCAGTGCAGCATCGTCATAGGCGGTGTTATCATTCAGATAATCATAGATCGCCATCTGCTTCTCATCTGCGTTCATGCCTTCCTTGATCACAGCAGCGATTACTTTATCTGCCTCGGTAAGAATCTCCTTCTGCTTGGAGCGGATGGTCTCGGCAGAATCATCGTACTTCACATTCAGCGTCAGCTTCTCATAATCGTAGCCATAGCCGCGGAAGCCAAGAATGAGCGGGTTCTGGTAGACTACCTTCTCAATTACATCCACCAGGGTACGGGCATTCTGCGCCTCCGGGAAGGCTTGCAGCGAGATTTCGGTGTCGCCGTTAATCAGGGTCAACGCGAGATACTCCTCCAGCGCAGAGTCTGCATGAATCAGGTCTGC
This genomic interval from Paenibacillus sp. FSL H8-0332 contains the following:
- a CDS encoding DUF2161 family putative PD-(D/E)XK-type phosphodiesterase, whose translation is MAIKQETELYAPLKGFFERQGYEIKGEVRTCDLVGIREDEAQPLIVEMKKSFNLALLLQGIERLRLSPNVYLAVERVREKKGAVNQRWGELSGLCRRLGLGLITVVFYKTKAPLVEVLVEPGEAPPQARSAVRRRERLLYEFRERSGDYNTGGSTRVKLVTAYREKALRVALALQALEAEAADAAGLGRGRAALSGAPGTALAAGETAAAGTVAAAGDAAAGAGPAAALSRAEAPRGITPAALRKRSGVPGAAAILQKNYYSWFFRVGRGRYTLTAAGRAALIEYARVAEISAAKL
- a CDS encoding PrkA family serine protein kinase, with the protein product MDIFERIASYRAENDRLAWSGTFKDYIELLRLDPSPAKTAHSRVYDMIKSHGVEDINGRKRYKFFEQEIFGLDRAVEKLVEEYFHSAARRLDVRKRILLLMGPVSGGKSTLVTLLKRGLEQYSRTDAGAVYAIEGCPMHEDPLHLIPLELRPEIERELGVRVEGNLCPSCQMRLKNEYHGDIEQVGVVRVLLSEEERVGIGTFSPSDPKSQDIADLTGSIDFSTITEFGSESDPRAYRFDGELNKANRGLMEFQEMLKCDEKFLWNLLSLTQEGNFKAGRFALISADELIVAHTNETEYKSFISNKKNEALQSRMIVMPVPYNLRVSEEEKIYAKLIGQSDMKHVHIAPHALRAAAIFSILTRLKESKKQGMDLIKKLRMYDGEEVEGYKEADLKEMQTEYLDEGMSGIDPRYVINRISSALIKGDLQCMNALDVLRAIKDGLDQHPSITKEERERYLNFISIARKEYDILAKSEVQKAFVYSFEESAKTLFENYLDNIEAFCNWSKIRDPLTDEEMEPDERLMRSIEEQIGISENAKKAFREEILIRISSYSRKGKKFEYNNHDRLREAIEKKLFTDLKDIVKITTSSKTPDESQLKRINEVSRRLIDEHNYCPICANELLKYVGSLLNR
- a CDS encoding TetR/AcrR family transcriptional regulator yields the protein MEDKKAEIFRRGTELFNSKGFKDTNVSDITKLCGYAVGTFYNYYASKEKLFIEIYLRENEELKRSMMAKVNVDDEPAKVLKQMMEHNYSGMNEHPILKEWYNKALFSKLEKEFYAHGGIEGIHEMMNSGILELIRNWKSKGKIRTDLEDGMILALFNSIPYIDIHKEEIGASHFPQLLDYIVEFIMKGLTDIQR
- a CDS encoding AraC family transcriptional regulator, giving the protein MYTERPVESLNYSREIGQTIDYIEEHLMDPLTAEQIAAYAGYSLYHFCRMFSQSQDMPVMEYVRTRRLSRAAVELFNGRKITEIALEYGFETPGGFAKAFRKTYGYSPSQYAARMSGYLRDRLEYEIRAYMAEPVRVERPAFNVAGYGIETNVEAGNATQDVASFWYYYEGDNLEDQMYAKLNPPKHGEVGLCIPSDAGGNAVYLLGVIVEDFSKVTPDMLTAVVPAAQYVVFTTPPVDATDEARPETFAEVVKSTWRYIFEDWFPGSGYMHDEDKLNFEFYDERCHARVDSVMEIYVPVRGRGFHEIVK
- a CDS encoding VanZ family protein → MVKQRKILLTVTVVYTIIVLYFMFFAFGRGEASDHTIYTFIFMPDNFLKLPSPSDLMPPTLMDLVGFGNTIAFIPFGILIPWLYRVGFVRFITLFFIAILVLETLQALTFLGSFDINDALQNSIGAALGFGAYKLGFRYRSLGRNLVATALSGLVLFIALWGLGAAVDKIITKVEGPFTAITEWKDTSGNSSTGDKPGSIQINGQKVTPGSNLYGVEGEDSRTFTYKSEGRTIFCFTFGNPEPTDYSGEISITRDGQEIFNYTGDYQRTNPEQYPVVYEMPVEPGEELKITIKGGLKIWDVGYKKMQYIWN